One genomic segment of Amycolatopsis sp. Hca4 includes these proteins:
- a CDS encoding amino acid permease yields the protein MGERRTLNVDEVLDRQESGELKRRLRGRDLVGFGVGIIIGTGIFTLAGVEAKTHAGPAVTLSFVLGAVVAGLAALCYAELASSVPTAGSAYTYAFATLGEVFAWIIGWDLLLEFALGAAVVSRGWSGYLANLLGLSPAWFGEDAKVNIGAVLIIAVLTVVAVLGIKESAWLTNLLVCVKVAVCVLVLAVGLFFVKGANLTPFIPPAQAPAAGTTVLEQPIVQAALGLEQSVYGIAGMITAAAVVFFAYTGFEALANLGEETLNPRKDLRVGILGALGVCALLYIGVSIVLTGMIPFTDIDTGAPLADAFDRVGQHWVGALISLGAVTGLTSVMMVELVTIGRIGFAMGRDGLLPKALGTAHPKWGTPHRMTIGGAALIAVLAAFIPISELADMVSIGALSAMIIVAVAVPVLRRRRPDLDRPFRVPFSPVVPVVAALACLYLMLNLNVLTWIRFAAWLVIGLVIYFAYGRRHSRFAVSPKRTE from the coding sequence ATGGGTGAGCGGAGAACGTTGAACGTGGACGAGGTCCTGGACCGCCAGGAGTCCGGGGAACTCAAACGGCGGCTGCGCGGCCGTGACCTGGTCGGGTTCGGCGTCGGGATCATCATCGGCACCGGCATCTTCACCCTGGCGGGGGTCGAGGCGAAGACCCACGCCGGGCCGGCCGTGACCCTGTCGTTCGTGCTCGGCGCGGTCGTCGCCGGGCTCGCGGCGCTGTGCTACGCCGAGCTCGCCTCCAGCGTCCCGACGGCGGGAAGCGCTTACACCTACGCCTTCGCCACCCTCGGCGAGGTGTTCGCGTGGATCATCGGCTGGGACCTGCTGCTGGAGTTCGCGCTCGGCGCGGCGGTGGTTTCGCGCGGCTGGTCGGGCTACCTGGCCAACCTGCTCGGGCTGTCGCCGGCGTGGTTCGGCGAAGACGCGAAGGTCAACATCGGCGCGGTGCTGATCATCGCCGTGCTGACCGTGGTCGCCGTGCTGGGGATCAAGGAGTCGGCCTGGCTGACCAACCTGCTGGTGTGCGTGAAGGTCGCGGTCTGCGTGCTGGTGCTCGCGGTCGGCCTGTTCTTCGTCAAGGGCGCGAACCTGACGCCGTTCATCCCGCCGGCGCAGGCCCCGGCGGCGGGGACGACGGTGCTCGAGCAGCCGATCGTCCAGGCCGCGCTCGGCCTGGAGCAGTCGGTCTACGGCATCGCGGGCATGATCACCGCGGCCGCGGTGGTCTTCTTCGCCTACACCGGCTTCGAAGCGCTCGCGAACCTCGGCGAGGAGACGCTGAACCCGCGCAAGGACCTGCGCGTCGGCATCCTCGGCGCGCTGGGCGTGTGCGCGCTGCTCTACATCGGCGTCTCGATCGTGCTGACCGGCATGATCCCGTTCACCGACATCGACACCGGCGCGCCGCTGGCGGACGCGTTCGACCGGGTCGGCCAGCACTGGGTGGGCGCGCTGATCTCCCTCGGCGCGGTCACCGGGCTGACGTCGGTGATGATGGTCGAGCTGGTCACGATCGGCCGGATCGGCTTCGCGATGGGCCGCGACGGCCTGCTGCCCAAGGCGCTCGGCACCGCGCACCCGAAGTGGGGCACCCCGCACCGGATGACCATCGGCGGCGCCGCCCTGATCGCCGTGCTGGCCGCGTTCATCCCGATTTCCGAGCTGGCCGACATGGTGAGCATCGGCGCGCTGTCGGCGATGATCATCGTGGCGGTGGCGGTCCCGGTGCTGCGCCGCCGCCGTCCCGACCTCGACCGGCCGTTCCGGGTGCCGTTCTCCCCGGTGGTCCCGGTCGTCGCCGCGCTGGCGTGCCTGTACCTGATGCTGAACCTGAACGTGCTGACGTGGATCCGGTTCGCCGCGTGGCTGGTGATCGGCCTGGTGATCTACTTCGCCTACGGCCGCCGCCACTCCCGGTTCGCGGTCAGTCCCAAAAGGACGGAGTGA
- a CDS encoding response regulator transcription factor, translating to MTIRVLVADDHSAVRFGLTTILGNAEGIEVAGEAADGATAVRQARALRPDVTLMDVRMPGTDGIAATRELVAAGLTQVLVLTTFDLDEYVHGALRAGAAGFLLKSVEAPRLVEAVKLVAAGDGVLAPQVTRRLITAFAAAAAPAPLPRGLADLTDREREVLGCLGEGLSNAQIGARLYIGDATVKTHVSRVLAKLGLRSRVQAAILAQETGLSPADLRKDP from the coding sequence ATGACCATCCGCGTGCTGGTCGCCGACGACCACAGCGCCGTCCGGTTCGGCCTCACCACCATCCTCGGCAACGCCGAGGGCATCGAGGTCGCCGGCGAGGCCGCCGACGGCGCCACCGCCGTCCGGCAGGCGCGGGCGCTGCGACCGGACGTCACCCTGATGGACGTCCGGATGCCGGGCACCGACGGCATCGCCGCCACCCGGGAACTGGTGGCCGCGGGGCTCACGCAGGTGCTCGTGCTGACCACGTTCGACCTCGACGAGTACGTGCACGGCGCGTTGCGGGCCGGGGCCGCCGGATTCCTGCTCAAATCGGTCGAAGCGCCCCGGCTGGTCGAAGCCGTGAAGCTCGTCGCGGCCGGCGACGGCGTGCTCGCTCCGCAGGTCACGCGCCGGCTCATCACCGCGTTCGCCGCGGCGGCGGCCCCGGCACCCCTGCCGCGCGGTCTCGCCGACCTGACCGACCGCGAGCGCGAGGTGCTCGGCTGCCTGGGCGAGGGGCTGTCCAACGCCCAGATCGGCGCCCGCCTGTACATCGGCGACGCGACGGTGAAGACGCACGTCTCGCGCGTGCTGGCCAAGCTCGGCCTGCGCTCGCGGGTGCAGGCCGCGATCCTCGCCCAGGAGACCGGCCTGAGCCCGGCCGATCTGCGGAAGGACCCGTGA
- a CDS encoding sensor histidine kinase, whose product MPLPRLRSLPVWQQDGLIALATWLIGFLVYATGVHRLVTAYDHAPLGVRLLELTALCGLELLRRRAPLALLLATAVLAADIALGPSLPVLIVYTDFLYAATLYGSRRTSRVMIGLAAFSVVGVLAAVLVLAREWRTAVPAAVGVLPFVITPVWWAANVRQQRDVAETERANAGQLAKIAELDRRAAVAAERGRMARDLHDVIAGHLSAIAIQSEAALSLPDPKLARAVLESVRENSVSALEEMRAMIGLLKAEGAAAETTAPARLADLAKLVESARASGLEVHVESTVDSRRPLPAAVDLTAYRIAQEALTNAVKHAPGGRVDVAVHRLGDVLAVEVRNDVRRPLPAAGDGTGLLNMRERAGAVGGELTAGPAGDGWLVRAELPLAR is encoded by the coding sequence GTGCCCCTCCCCCGCCTGCGCTCGCTCCCGGTGTGGCAGCAGGACGGCCTGATCGCGCTGGCCACCTGGCTGATCGGGTTCCTCGTCTACGCGACCGGCGTCCACCGGCTCGTGACGGCGTACGACCACGCCCCGCTGGGGGTGCGGCTGCTGGAGCTGACCGCGCTGTGCGGGCTCGAGCTGCTCCGCCGCCGGGCGCCCCTCGCGCTGCTCCTCGCCACGGCGGTGCTCGCGGCGGACATCGCGCTCGGGCCGTCGCTGCCGGTGCTGATCGTCTACACCGACTTCCTGTACGCGGCGACGCTGTACGGCTCCCGCCGCACCAGCCGGGTGATGATCGGCCTCGCCGCGTTCTCGGTGGTGGGCGTGCTCGCCGCGGTGCTCGTCCTCGCGCGGGAGTGGCGGACGGCGGTGCCGGCGGCAGTCGGCGTCCTGCCGTTCGTCATCACGCCGGTGTGGTGGGCGGCCAACGTGCGCCAGCAGCGTGACGTCGCCGAGACCGAGCGGGCCAACGCCGGTCAGCTGGCGAAGATCGCGGAACTGGACCGGCGGGCGGCGGTGGCCGCCGAGCGCGGGCGGATGGCCCGTGACCTGCACGACGTGATCGCCGGGCACCTCTCGGCCATCGCGATCCAGTCGGAGGCGGCGCTGTCGCTGCCGGACCCGAAGCTGGCGAGGGCGGTGCTGGAGTCGGTGCGGGAGAACAGTGTCAGCGCCCTGGAGGAGATGCGCGCGATGATCGGGCTGCTCAAGGCCGAGGGCGCGGCCGCGGAGACGACCGCGCCCGCCCGGCTGGCGGACCTGGCCAAGCTGGTGGAGTCGGCGAGGGCCAGCGGCCTGGAGGTGCACGTCGAGTCCACTGTGGATTCCCGGCGGCCGCTGCCGGCGGCGGTCGACCTGACGGCGTACCGGATCGCGCAGGAGGCGCTGACCAACGCCGTGAAGCACGCTCCGGGCGGGCGGGTGGACGTCGCCGTCCACCGCCTCGGCGACGTGCTGGCGGTGGAGGTCCGCAACGACGTCCGCCGCCCGCTCCCCGCGGCCGGCGACGGGACGGGCCTGCTGAACATGCGCGAACGCGCCGGCGCGGTGGGCGGCGAGCTCACCGCGGGCCCGGCCGGCGACGGCTGGCTCGTCCGCGCCGAACTCCCCCTCGCCCGATGA
- the malQ gene encoding 4-alpha-glucanotransferase — MAGTAGHRNAGAVPEQIPALHELADHYGVATRYQNADRVWVDVADDVVVAVLGQFGVDATSDQAIAAALSAAREAPAALPPTVVVREGTGRALGVDAEIVLEDGTRRRADGELPADLPLGWHRIVTADQDVVLAVVPAKLPRVRPAWGWMLQLYALHSAGSWGIGDYADLATFAARSATELDAGVLLVNPVQAISPAHPVERSPYSPASRRFANPVYLRVTATETFEQADAATRAAVESLAPDREGELVDYDAVWTAKRAALELLWPHRVEAVPEDGDLADFALYCALAERHGGDWRDWPEDLRDPAGPATAQARAELQERVAFHSWLQHLCRVQLETARTAAREAGMTVGIVHDLPVGVHPGGADTWALKDVFAADVRVGAPPDAFNQQGQDWNLPPWRPDKLAEAGYAPLRDVIRGVLRFADGIRVDHIAGLWRLWWIPPGEPAHRGTYVHYDAEAMVGVLALEAHRAGAVVVGEDLGTVEEIVTETLHERGMLTSAVLWFERDWDAPGQPFTPPESWDPDAMASISTHDLPTVEGWLKGEHVRVRAELGLLDRGVAAEEEAAAGERTALFELVAREGIADDDPVVALHTLLARAASRLVLTSPADVAGQVRQPNLPGTVDQYPNWRIRLPVSVDGFFTAKGVRAAVAPLAAARPLSR, encoded by the coding sequence ATGGCGGGAACGGCCGGGCACCGGAATGCTGGTGCCGTGCCCGAACAGATCCCCGCCCTGCACGAGCTCGCCGACCACTACGGCGTCGCCACCCGGTACCAGAACGCCGACCGGGTCTGGGTCGACGTGGCCGACGACGTCGTGGTCGCCGTTCTCGGCCAGTTCGGCGTCGACGCGACCAGCGACCAGGCCATCGCCGCCGCATTGAGCGCCGCGCGCGAAGCGCCGGCCGCGCTGCCGCCGACCGTCGTGGTGCGGGAGGGCACCGGCCGCGCGCTCGGCGTCGACGCCGAGATCGTCCTCGAAGACGGGACGCGGCGGCGTGCCGACGGGGAGCTGCCCGCCGACCTGCCGCTCGGGTGGCACCGGATCGTCACCGCCGACCAGGACGTCGTGCTCGCCGTCGTCCCCGCGAAGCTGCCGCGGGTGCGGCCGGCCTGGGGGTGGATGCTGCAGCTCTACGCGCTGCACTCGGCCGGCTCCTGGGGCATCGGCGACTACGCCGACCTCGCCACCTTCGCCGCCCGGTCGGCCACCGAGCTCGACGCCGGCGTGCTGCTGGTGAACCCCGTCCAGGCCATCAGCCCCGCGCACCCGGTCGAGCGGTCGCCGTACTCGCCCGCGAGCCGCCGGTTCGCCAACCCCGTCTACCTGCGCGTCACCGCCACCGAGACGTTCGAGCAGGCCGACGCCGCCACCCGGGCGGCCGTCGAGTCGCTCGCCCCGGACCGCGAAGGCGAGCTGGTCGACTACGACGCCGTCTGGACCGCCAAGCGCGCCGCCCTCGAGCTGCTGTGGCCGCACCGCGTCGAAGCCGTCCCCGAAGACGGTGACCTGGCCGATTTCGCCCTCTACTGCGCCCTCGCCGAGCGGCACGGCGGCGACTGGCGGGACTGGCCGGAAGACCTGCGCGACCCCGCCGGGCCGGCCACCGCGCAGGCGCGTGCGGAACTGCAGGAGCGCGTCGCCTTCCACTCGTGGCTCCAGCACCTGTGCCGGGTGCAGCTGGAAACCGCGCGCACGGCCGCCCGCGAGGCCGGGATGACCGTCGGGATCGTGCACGACCTGCCGGTCGGGGTGCACCCCGGCGGGGCCGACACCTGGGCGCTCAAGGACGTCTTCGCCGCCGACGTGCGGGTGGGCGCGCCGCCGGACGCCTTCAACCAGCAGGGCCAGGACTGGAACCTGCCGCCGTGGCGGCCGGACAAGCTGGCCGAAGCCGGGTACGCGCCGCTGCGGGACGTCATCCGCGGCGTCCTGCGCTTCGCCGACGGCATCCGCGTCGACCACATCGCCGGCCTGTGGCGGCTGTGGTGGATCCCGCCGGGCGAGCCCGCGCACCGCGGCACGTACGTCCACTACGACGCCGAAGCGATGGTCGGCGTGCTCGCCCTCGAGGCGCACCGGGCCGGCGCCGTCGTCGTGGGGGAGGACCTCGGCACCGTCGAGGAGATCGTCACCGAAACCTTGCACGAACGGGGGATGCTGACCTCGGCCGTGCTGTGGTTCGAACGCGACTGGGACGCCCCCGGCCAGCCGTTCACACCGCCGGAGAGCTGGGACCCCGACGCCATGGCCAGCATCTCCACCCACGACCTGCCGACCGTCGAAGGCTGGCTGAAGGGCGAGCACGTCCGGGTCCGGGCCGAGCTCGGGCTGCTCGACCGCGGGGTGGCCGCGGAGGAGGAAGCGGCCGCCGGGGAGCGCACGGCGCTGTTCGAACTCGTTGCGCGGGAAGGGATCGCGGACGACGACCCGGTCGTCGCGCTGCACACCCTGCTCGCCAGGGCCGCGTCACGGCTGGTGCTGACCTCGCCGGCCGACGTGGCGGGCCAGGTGCGGCAGCCGAATCTGCCCGGAACGGTCGACCAGTACCCTAACTGGCGGATTCGCCTGCCCGTCAGCGTGGACGGCTTCTTCACCGCGAAGGGGGTCCGCGCCGCGGTCGCACCGCTGGCGGCGGCCCGGCCGCTGTCCCGGTAA
- the glgX gene encoding glycogen debranching protein GlgX has translation MRPWPGTPYPLGATYDGVGTNFALFSEVAERVELCLFDAEGKEERYALEEVDGFVHHGYLLNVGPGQRYGFRVHGPYDPKRGLRCNPNKLLIDPYAKAVSHGVKWDESLFGYKFDNPAERNDDDSAGHVPYSLVANPFFDWGNDRQPKRPYNETVIYEAHVKGMTVHHPFVPEALRGTYAGLAHPAVVEHLQKLGVTAVELLPVHQFVTDHGLAEKGLTNYWGYNTIGYFAPHDAYAAMPGEGGQVQEFKGMVKALHEAGMEVILDVVYNHTAEGNHLGPTLSMRGIDNEAYYRLVEGEPEYYMDYTGTGNSLNVRNPHTLQLIMDSLRYWVTEMHVDGFRFDLASALAREFYDVDRLSTFFDLVQQDPIVSQVKLIAEPWDVGPGGYQVGNFPPLWTEWNGQFRDTVRDFWRGEPSTLGEFASRITGSSDLYQDDGRRPFASINFVTAHDGFTLRDLVSYNEKHNEANGEDGRDGADDNRSWNCGVEGETDDPQVNELRVRQQRNMLATLMLSQGVPMILHGDEFGRTQQGNNNVYCQDSELSWMDWELAKQNADLVKFTAGLGAFRRRHPVFRRRRFFQGGPVGKGEKLGDIAWFTPAGEEMTEQNWDDGFGKAVVVFLNGKAIPDLDPRGMHVEDNSFLLAFNAHYEDIDTTLPGNGYGESWTVVVDTATGEVEPADAKPIEGGGRLTLPARSLIVLQRTETEAE, from the coding sequence GTGCGGCCCTGGCCCGGAACGCCCTACCCGCTCGGCGCCACCTACGACGGAGTGGGGACGAACTTCGCCCTGTTCTCCGAGGTGGCCGAGCGCGTCGAACTGTGCCTGTTCGACGCCGAGGGCAAGGAGGAGCGGTACGCGCTCGAAGAGGTGGACGGCTTCGTCCACCACGGCTACCTGCTGAACGTCGGCCCGGGACAGCGCTACGGGTTCCGCGTGCACGGCCCGTACGACCCGAAGCGCGGGCTGCGCTGCAACCCGAACAAGCTGCTCATCGACCCGTACGCGAAGGCCGTCTCGCACGGCGTGAAGTGGGACGAGTCCCTGTTCGGCTACAAGTTCGACAACCCGGCCGAGCGCAACGACGACGACTCCGCGGGCCACGTGCCGTATTCGCTGGTGGCGAACCCGTTCTTCGACTGGGGCAACGACCGCCAGCCGAAGCGGCCGTACAACGAGACGGTCATCTACGAAGCCCACGTCAAGGGCATGACCGTGCATCACCCGTTCGTGCCCGAAGCGCTGCGGGGCACCTACGCCGGGCTCGCGCACCCCGCCGTCGTCGAGCACCTGCAGAAGCTCGGCGTGACGGCGGTGGAGCTGCTGCCCGTGCACCAGTTCGTCACCGACCACGGCCTCGCCGAAAAGGGCCTGACGAACTACTGGGGCTACAACACGATCGGGTACTTCGCGCCGCACGACGCCTACGCGGCGATGCCCGGCGAGGGCGGCCAGGTCCAGGAGTTCAAGGGCATGGTCAAGGCCCTCCACGAAGCGGGGATGGAAGTGATCCTCGACGTGGTTTACAACCACACCGCCGAGGGCAACCACCTCGGGCCGACCCTGTCGATGCGCGGCATCGACAACGAGGCCTACTACCGCCTGGTCGAGGGGGAGCCCGAGTACTACATGGACTACACCGGCACCGGGAACTCGCTCAACGTGCGCAACCCGCACACCCTGCAGCTGATCATGGATTCGCTGCGCTACTGGGTGACGGAGATGCACGTCGACGGCTTCCGGTTCGACCTCGCCTCGGCGCTGGCGCGCGAGTTCTACGACGTCGACCGGCTGTCGACGTTCTTCGACCTCGTCCAGCAGGACCCGATCGTCAGCCAGGTGAAGCTGATCGCCGAGCCGTGGGACGTCGGTCCCGGTGGCTACCAGGTCGGCAACTTCCCGCCGCTGTGGACGGAGTGGAACGGGCAGTTCCGCGACACCGTCCGCGACTTCTGGCGCGGCGAGCCCTCGACGCTGGGGGAGTTCGCGAGCCGGATCACCGGCTCGTCGGACCTCTACCAGGACGACGGCCGCCGCCCGTTCGCGTCGATCAACTTCGTCACCGCGCACGACGGCTTCACGCTGCGGGACCTGGTGTCCTACAACGAAAAGCACAACGAAGCCAACGGCGAGGACGGCCGTGACGGCGCCGACGACAACCGGTCGTGGAACTGCGGGGTCGAGGGCGAGACCGACGACCCGCAGGTCAACGAGCTGCGCGTGCGGCAGCAGCGGAACATGCTGGCCACCCTGATGCTGTCACAGGGCGTGCCGATGATCCTGCACGGCGACGAGTTCGGCCGCACCCAGCAGGGCAACAACAACGTCTACTGCCAGGACTCCGAACTGTCCTGGATGGACTGGGAGCTGGCCAAGCAGAACGCGGACCTGGTCAAGTTCACCGCCGGGCTGGGCGCGTTCCGGCGCCGGCACCCGGTGTTCCGCCGCCGCCGCTTCTTCCAGGGCGGCCCGGTCGGCAAGGGCGAAAAGCTCGGCGACATCGCCTGGTTCACCCCGGCCGGCGAGGAGATGACCGAGCAGAACTGGGACGACGGCTTCGGCAAGGCGGTCGTCGTCTTCCTCAACGGCAAGGCGATCCCCGACCTCGACCCGCGCGGGATGCACGTCGAGGACAACTCGTTCCTGCTCGCCTTCAACGCCCACTACGAGGACATCGACACCACGCTCCCGGGCAACGGCTACGGGGAGAGCTGGACCGTCGTGGTCGACACCGCGACCGGGGAGGTCGAACCCGCCGACGCCAAGCCGATCGAAGGCGGCGGCAGGCTCACCCTCCCCGCCCGGTCCCTGATCGTGCTGCAACGGACGGAGACGGAAGCCGAATGA
- the treY gene encoding malto-oligosyltrehalose synthase: MTVPESTYRVQLRPEFTFADAAGIAGYLRDLGIGALYASPVLDAAPGSTHGYDVVDPTRARPALGGEAARQELSALLKELGLGLVVDIVPNHMSVEVPKANRWWWDVLKHGRDSEYASFFDIDWDRGPILLPVLGDDDAVAELTVEGDELVYYDHRFPLAPGTGTGTPQEVHERQHYRLIGWRRGNAELTYRRFFDITNLAAVRVEDPTVFAATHGEVLRWVADGDVTGLRVDHPDGLADPGGYFRRLRENAPDAWIVAEKILHPGEPLPQSWPVDGTTGYDALREIAGVFIDPAGEPDFTALANELGVKTGYHRVEAEARRLVTDRILVAEVRRIAAQLRYADPEQARQAVAETMIAFPVYRSYLPEGADHWAAAIDGARHARPDLTETLAILDATVRKNPESELATRLQQTSGMVVAKGTEDTTFYRYTRFAALNEVGGNPDRFGLGVEEFHRLAAEREAGYPAAMTTLTTHDTKRSEDTRARMAVLAEVPGEFARAVRRWTERRGIDEPSLNLLAWQTLVSTWPIEPARLRDYLDKAAKEAKLRTSWTDHDEAFEADVAAWPEDVMNDAELAGDVDGFVRRIEGPGYVNSLGQKLVQLTAPGVPDVYQGTELWDFSLVDPDNRRPVDYVARREILDRVLDGEQPEIDASGAAKLLVVHNALRLRREHPALFRGYRPLRAEGAASKHVLAYTRSPDLAVAVTRLPVGLEADGGWRDTVLPLPPGVWTDVLTGREVTGELAALFDPYPVALLVRGDA; the protein is encoded by the coding sequence ATGACGGTGCCGGAGTCGACCTACCGGGTACAGCTGCGCCCGGAGTTCACCTTCGCCGACGCGGCCGGCATCGCCGGCTACCTGCGCGACCTCGGCATCGGGGCGCTGTACGCGTCGCCGGTGCTGGACGCGGCCCCCGGCTCGACGCACGGCTACGACGTCGTCGACCCGACGCGCGCGCGGCCCGCGCTCGGCGGCGAGGCGGCCCGGCAGGAGCTGTCGGCGCTGCTGAAGGAGCTCGGGCTGGGCCTGGTGGTCGACATCGTGCCGAACCACATGTCGGTCGAGGTGCCGAAGGCGAACCGCTGGTGGTGGGACGTCCTGAAGCACGGCCGAGACTCGGAGTACGCGTCCTTTTTCGACATCGACTGGGACCGCGGCCCGATCCTCCTGCCCGTGCTCGGCGACGACGACGCCGTCGCCGAGCTGACCGTCGAAGGCGACGAGCTGGTCTACTACGACCACCGCTTCCCGCTCGCCCCCGGCACGGGAACCGGGACGCCGCAGGAGGTCCACGAGCGCCAGCACTACCGCCTGATCGGCTGGCGCCGCGGCAACGCCGAGCTGACCTACCGCCGGTTCTTCGACATCACGAACCTGGCCGCGGTCCGCGTCGAAGACCCGACGGTGTTCGCCGCGACGCACGGCGAGGTGCTGCGCTGGGTCGCCGACGGCGACGTCACCGGCCTCCGCGTCGACCACCCCGACGGCCTCGCGGACCCGGGCGGCTACTTCCGGCGGCTGCGGGAGAACGCGCCGGACGCGTGGATCGTGGCGGAGAAGATCCTGCACCCCGGCGAGCCGCTGCCGCAGTCCTGGCCGGTCGACGGCACCACCGGCTACGACGCCCTGCGCGAGATCGCCGGCGTCTTCATCGACCCGGCGGGCGAGCCCGACTTCACCGCGCTGGCGAACGAACTGGGCGTGAAGACCGGCTACCACCGCGTCGAGGCCGAGGCCCGGCGCCTGGTCACCGACCGCATCCTGGTCGCCGAGGTCCGGCGGATCGCCGCGCAGCTGCGGTACGCCGACCCGGAACAGGCCCGGCAGGCGGTGGCCGAGACCATGATCGCCTTCCCCGTCTACCGCTCCTACCTCCCCGAAGGCGCGGACCACTGGGCGGCGGCGATCGACGGTGCCCGCCACGCCCGCCCCGATCTCACCGAGACGCTGGCGATCCTCGACGCCACCGTGCGCAAGAACCCGGAAAGCGAGCTGGCCACCCGCCTGCAGCAGACCTCCGGCATGGTCGTGGCCAAGGGCACCGAGGACACGACGTTCTACCGCTACACGCGCTTCGCCGCGCTGAACGAGGTCGGCGGCAACCCGGACCGCTTCGGCCTCGGCGTCGAGGAGTTCCACCGGCTGGCCGCCGAGCGCGAGGCGGGCTACCCGGCGGCGATGACGACGCTGACCACGCACGACACCAAACGCTCGGAGGACACCCGCGCCCGGATGGCCGTGCTGGCCGAGGTGCCCGGCGAGTTCGCCCGAGCCGTCCGGCGGTGGACCGAGCGGCGGGGGATCGACGAGCCGTCGCTGAACCTGCTGGCCTGGCAGACGCTGGTGTCGACCTGGCCGATCGAGCCCGCCCGGCTGCGGGACTACCTCGACAAGGCGGCCAAGGAGGCCAAGCTCCGGACCAGCTGGACCGACCACGACGAGGCGTTCGAAGCCGACGTAGCCGCTTGGCCCGAAGACGTCATGAACGACGCCGAGCTGGCCGGGGACGTCGACGGGTTCGTCCGGCGCATCGAGGGACCCGGCTACGTGAACTCGCTCGGGCAGAAGCTCGTCCAGCTGACCGCGCCCGGCGTCCCGGACGTCTACCAGGGCACCGAGCTGTGGGACTTCTCCCTGGTCGACCCGGACAACCGCCGCCCGGTCGACTACGTCGCCCGCCGCGAGATCCTGGACCGGGTCCTCGACGGGGAGCAGCCGGAGATCGACGCGTCCGGCGCGGCGAAGCTGCTGGTCGTGCACAACGCGCTGCGGCTGCGCCGCGAACACCCGGCGCTGTTCCGCGGCTACCGGCCCCTGCGCGCCGAGGGTGCCGCGAGCAAGCACGTGCTGGCCTACACGCGCAGCCCCGATCTCGCCGTCGCGGTGACCCGGCTCCCGGTCGGGCTGGAAGCCGACGGCGGCTGGCGCGACACGGTCCTGCCGCTGCCGCCCGGCGTCTGGACCGACGTCCTGACCGGCCGGGAGGTCACCGGCGAGCTGGCCGCCCTGTTCGACCCCTATCCCGTCGCGTTGCTGGTGCGAGGAGACGCATGA